From Quercus lobata isolate SW786 chromosome 1, ValleyOak3.0 Primary Assembly, whole genome shotgun sequence, one genomic window encodes:
- the LOC115963040 gene encoding senescence associated gene 20-like: MGINHKEIMPEQDEEGISPVPEPQTWNKKTVKMLYKALAHGHTETIARLVAADLEYWYHGPPPCQHMMKILTGESRHTEFKFKPRSIMAIGDRVITEGWDGFKIYWVHAWTLNKEGVIIQFREYFNTWLTVLLRASETRDEFPVWQSDPWERLHRSLPDLVLAI, translated from the coding sequence ATGGGAATCAACCACAAGGAGATCATGCCGGAACAAGATGAGGAGGGCATATCACCGGTGCCAGAGCCCCAAACATGGAACAAGAAGACTGTCAAAATGCTTTACAAGGCCTTGGCACATGGTCACACTGAGACCATTGCTAGGTTAGTGGCTGCTGACCTTGAGTATTGGTACCATGGACCTCCACCATGCCAACACATGATGAAGATACTCACTGGGGAGTCGAGGCACACCGAGTTCAAGTTTAAACCTCGGAGCATCATGGCAATTGGCGATCGTGTGATCACGGAAGGATGGGATGGATTCAAGATCTATTGGGTGCACGCTTGGACCCTTAATAAAGAAGGGGTGATTATTCAATTTCGTGAGTATTTCAACACATGGCTCACCGTGTTACTTAGGGCTTCGGAGACCAGAGATGAGTTTCCGGTGTGGCAAAGCGACCCTTGGGAGCGTTTGCACCGATCCTTGCCGGATCTTGTACTGGCTATCTGA